A genomic stretch from Candidatus Angelobacter sp. includes:
- a CDS encoding TetR/AcrR family transcriptional regulator, translating into MGRVSDAKERLMEAVRELIWTGSYGSTTIDQICEKAGVKKGSFYYFFDSKADLAVAAIDEDWQRKRPELDSLFSATISPLDRLRSYCDFGYRFQTEIKAKCGRVLGCPLFTLGSEVSTQEDRLRKKIEEILDYKRKYLEAAIREAHAAGLINAPDAPAKARMLFVYYEGLLTQARIQNDLTVLREAVRGTFELLGTKEPSLVPA; encoded by the coding sequence ATGGGTCGTGTCAGTGATGCCAAAGAAAGATTGATGGAAGCGGTCAGGGAACTGATCTGGACCGGCTCCTACGGGAGTACCACCATCGATCAAATCTGTGAGAAGGCGGGCGTCAAGAAGGGCAGTTTTTACTATTTCTTCGACTCGAAGGCCGACCTGGCTGTGGCCGCGATCGACGAGGACTGGCAGCGCAAACGGCCGGAATTGGATTCCCTGTTCTCAGCCACGATTTCGCCGTTGGACCGACTCCGAAGCTACTGCGACTTTGGCTATCGTTTTCAGACTGAAATCAAGGCCAAGTGCGGCCGGGTGCTCGGTTGCCCGCTATTCACGCTCGGTTCCGAGGTCAGCACTCAAGAGGACCGCTTGAGGAAAAAAATCGAGGAGATCCTCGATTACAAACGAAAGTATCTTGAAGCGGCGATCCGTGAAGCGCACGCCGCCGGATTGATCAACGCGCCGGACGCCCCCGCCAAAGCGAGAATGCTGTTCGTCTATTACGAAGGGTTGCTCACACAGGCGCGCATCCAAAACGACCTGACTGTGCTCCGCGAAGCAGTGCGGGGAACATTTGAGTTGTTAGGAACAAAAGAGCCGTCGCTGGTGCCCGCGTAA